The DNA segment ATGCGTAACGTGTAGCAGTACTGAATTAAATCCGTTGGGGTGACTCGACCGAAACCGTCCTGTTCAGCGGCGACCGAGCGCGCTACTCCCCCGACAGAATCTCCCGCACTCCTTGTGTCAGTATCTCGCGGCCCAGCGCGGCGTCGTCGAGGTCGACGTGTTCGTCGGTCGTGTGCGCCTGCGAGAGACTGCCCGGTCCCCACACTATCGCGGGCGTGCCGTCGGCGACGAACTCCCGGGCGTCGGTCGCGGCCTCCATCCCCCACGGTTCGTCGGGAGCGTCGGCGCGCTCGGCGGAGAGACGCCGGAACCGCGCGGCTAGCGGGTGGTCGTCGGCGATGGCGGCCGAGGCGTAGTGCATCACGAGCGAACGGTCGGTGGCGACGCCCGCCTCGCGCTCGACCGACTCGAAGAGGTCGTCGAGTTCGCGTTCGACGTCCTTGTACTCCTCGTCGGGGAGGATGCGCCGGTCGAGCAGGAACTCCGCGCGTTCGGGGAGCACCGCCATGTTCGAGTTGGTACCCGCCTCGAACTCCGTGACGGTCGCGTAGGCCCGGCCGCAGAGGTCGTCCTCGCGTTCGCGGAGTCGGACGTCGTAGTCGTCTATCGCGTCGAGGACCGGCCGGGCCTCGTCTATCGCGTTCGTCCCCTGGTCGGGGTGGCTGGCGTGGGAGGCGTCGCCCGCGACGCCGACCCGGTAGGTGGCGACGCCCTTCGCCCGGGTCGCCACCCGGAAGTCGGTGGGTTCCAGGACGACCGCCATATCGCCGCCGTACCCCGCCTCGACGAGCGTCCGGGTGCCGGGGTCGCCGGTCTCCTCGCCCATCGCGGCGTGGACGACCAGCGACCCTTCCAGGTCGCCCGACTCGATTTCGGGCGCGAGGTCGCGGGCGGTCAGCATGGCGAGCGCGAGGCCGGTCTTCATGTCGGCGCTCCCCCGGCCGTACAGCGTTCCGTCCTCGATAGCGCCCTCGTAGGGGTCGTGGGTCCACTGGTCGGGGTCGCCGGCGGGCACCACGTCGAGGTGGCCGTTCAGCACGAGCGTCGGGCCTCCGGAGTCTCCCGAAGCGCGCTCCTCGTCGGCGCGGTCGCCGACGACGGCGACCGCGCTGGGCCGGTCGGAACCGGGCGTCTCGACCAGTCGGGCGTCGACGCCCTCGCCGTCGAACCACTCCACGACGAACTCCGCGCCCGGCCGTTCGTCGCCGGGCGGGTTCTCGGTGGGGATTCGAACGAGGTCGGCCGCGAGGTCGGCGAGTTCGTCGCGTCGGGTCGTCATCGTGACGGGCGTTGGACGCCGGCCGTGTTAGTTCCCCTCGGTCCGACCGAACAGTCGGTCGACCGCCGCCGCGCCCGGCCGGCCGAACGCCGATCCCAGACACATCGCGGCGTGGTACGCCAGGTCGTCGGGCGTGTGGTAGGCCGCCCGGGCGTGGGCCAGCGTCGCGCGGGGCGACCACCACCGCTCGTGGAGGTGCTTCCTGCCGATCTGGTAGTACGTCTCCCGGAGCGCCCGGTCCCGGACCTGGTCGGGGTACGCCTCGTACAACTGGGCGTACGTCTCCAGTATCTCCATCCGGCCGTCGAGGTAGCCCCAGGAGTCCGACAGCGACTCACCGGTCCGGCCCCGGACCACCAGCGGTTCGTCGACGTAGTCGAACTCAGTCTGGAGCGCGAGGTCGACCTTCATCCCGGTGTCGTCGGCCCCGTGGCGGTGCCGAAGCGGGAGCACTCGGTCCAGTGCTTCGCGGTCGATTAGCATCGTCGAGTTGATGCAGGGGAACGTCCGCATCTCCAGGGCCCTCTCGATGACGTCGCCGCGGACGGCCGGATTCGGGCGGAACTCCCCGCGGGCCTCGTCGACCATCCCGCAGTAGACGACCCCGACGTTGTCGTCGGCTTCGAGTTTCGCCACCTGCGTTCGCAGTTTCGCCGGTTCAAGTCGGTCGTCGTCGTCGAGGAACTGGACGTACCGCCCGGAGCATCGGCGCGCGCCGATGCTTCGGGCGGCCTGGGGTCCCTCGTCGCGGCGCTGGTCGACGTAGGTCGCGCCGAACGCCTCGACCACCGGCCGGGCGTGCCCGTCGTCGGAACCGTCCACGACGAGGACCTCTATCGGTTCGTACTCCTGGGCGTAGACGCTTTCGAGCGCCCTGCGGAGTCGGTCGTTCCGGTAGTGGGTCGGCACGACGACCGACACCAGTCCGCCGGAGTCGGAGTCGGAGTCGGAGTTCGAGAGCATTGGTGGGCGGTGGGCGTACGCCGTGAGTGGGGAAAGTCGCGCTGGCAGCCACCACGGACTTCGGCGTCTTAGAACATCGACGACCTCATTTTGCGTTTCCACATCTTGTTGACATCCTCCCCGCCCCGAAGGGTGAGGATTTCTGAGGGTTGAGATATTACGGTTTGCAACCCGCCAGTTCGCTCGGTGCGAAACGCCCCGAGGTTTGGTTGAACAGGTAGGCTACTGGCCGTGCCAAACGACCGTTACTCATATCCTCCGTCGGAGGATTCTGAGTTATCTTTTTGCGAATATTCACCGCACCGTTCACGTCCGCGTTCATTGTCGCACCGCATGACTCACAGACGTACAACCCACGCTCCACACGATTCGCGTCACACTTCCGACCACAGCACGAACACGTCTTACTCGTATCTCGCTCGCTCTTACGGTCAACGAGAATGCCGTGTTCCTCGGCCTTGTATTCGAGCAGGTTCGTGAAGCGGTCGAACTCCCACCCGTGGAGTTTTTTGTTCCCCCTCCGACCCCAGTTCCGAGAGTCACCGTTCTCGTCCTCTCGAATCTTGCTCAAGTCACCAATAGCGATGCGACCGACTTCACGGTCAATGCACTGCTCCACGATGTGTCTGGCAAGGGCGTGCAAAAAGTGGTCTTTCCGCCGAGATAGCTTTTGTCGCACGCGAAGGGCACGACGAGACGGGCCGTATTTGCCTTCGGTATCGTACTCGTCGCGGGTGAAGTAGTGTTTATCCTGTTTTAGAGTGTTCCCCGGATACAACTCGGTATCACCATCGTCGTAGGCGATGGCAAGGTAGTTCTTGATACCGAGGTCGATACCTGCTGTCTTATCGCCGGAAGTGTCCTCGGAAGGGATTTCAACGTTACATACCAGGTGGAGTTCCCAATGGTCGCCGTTCCAGACGGCTCTGACTTGCGGGATATTCTCCACGTTAACATCCGGTCGCATCTTGTACTCTGCGAGGATGAAGTCCGAACGATGCTGTTTGAGGTTGAATCCTTTGCTCAGGCGGATTCGGTTGTGCTTGGGATCGTGTTTGATACCGTTCTGTTTCCACGTCACGGTGGAGCGCGGGTGGTTGTCGCCTCGCTTGCGGTAGCCAGGTGGGTTCGCGTCGGTGTCGCCGTTGTTGCGCTTTTTGAACCAGCTAGTGAACGCCTCAGCGAGTTCTTCAAGAACTCGCTGACTTGACTGAGAATGCAGGTCATTGTAGCGTTCGTGGTTTTTTAATTCACGCTTGAGGTCGGCTTCGGACGGAATCTCGCCGGTGTCGTCCCATTCTTGTTGGGCATGGTAGCGGGCGACATTCCACAGTTTCGACGCCGAAAACCCGCACTCATCAAGTTCGTCGCTCACCTGTTGGTGGTTAACAATTTTCGCTCGATAGGTGCGGGTTGTCTTCAGCATCGGACTGTGTCCATAATCACCTATGGTGTGGTGTGCGTTAAATTTTAACACTCGGTTTGGAGTATCCGGCTTTGCTGTCGAACGTGGTTAATGGTAGAGTTGTCGGCTGTATCCCCGCCCTTCAGGGCAGGAGGTTAGCCTCGTAACTTCTATAAGACGGTAGTGTCGTAAGTACGACAATCGAGATGACCGACACCGACACCGCCGACGCCCGGACGCCGACCGCGGTCGTGGTCTGCGGCCTGCCGGGCGTGGGCAAGACCACCGTCGCGGAGGCCGTCGCCGACCGGGTCGGCGGGCGACTCCTCCGGACCGACGTGGTCCGCAAGGAGATACTCGCGGACCCCGAGTACACCGACGAGGAGTCCCGGATTGTGTACGACGCGGTGTTCGAGCGGGCCGAGGCGACGCTCGAATCCGGGCGGTCGGCGGTGCTCGACGGGACGTTCAAGGCGGCCGACCTCCGCGAACGAGCGCGAACGCTCGCCGACGCGACCGGCGCGGCGTTCCGCCTCGTCAGGGTCGAGTGCGATAAGTCGGACGTGCGCGAGCGCATCGCCGCCCGCGAGGACGACGCGAGCGACGCCGACTTCGCGGTCCACGCCCAGTTCCGCGAGGAGTTCGAACCGCTCGCGCGCGACCACGTCACGGTGGACAACTCCCGCGGCATCGCCGAAACCAGGCGGCAGGTCGCCGACCACTTCCCCGAGTAGCGGTCGGGAGGGCGGGGGTTCGCCCGCGACGAGGTCCAGGGGCAAGGTTCGCCCGCGGCGGTAGGCTGCCGCGGGCGAACCCCCGCCCTTTTTGATGCAGAACTGAGCACCGGCCAAAGAGAATGGTGGTCGAGAAACTCAACGCGCCCGGACCCGAGGCGGTCGTGGACGCCGCAAAAGCGGCCGCCCGGGACGGCGCGATGCTGACGGTGGAGGCGCACTGCGAGGTGGAGTACGAGGGCCGCACCAGCGGCTACCTCGGGCCAGGCGACCGCGTGCTGGTTGCCAAGCCCGACGGCACCTTCCTCGTCCACCAGCCCACCGGCCATAAGCCCGTCAACTGGATGCCCGGCGGCGGCCGCGTGTCGGCGCGCGTCAGCGAAGGTGAGGCGGTCCTGCTGGCCCGCCGTACGAACCCGAGCGAACGCGTGGAGGCCCGTATCCGAGAGACGTACGGCCTGACGCGGTTCGACGCCACCGACGGAGCGACCTACGAGGAGTCGGGCACCGAGGCCGAGATGCACGAGTACATCGAGGCCAACCCGGAGGTGCTGGAGGAGGGCCTGCGAATCGTCGAACACGAGCGCGAGAGCAAGTACGGCTTCATCGACTTCTACGCGGTCGACTCGGCGGGGACGCCGGTCGTCGTGGAGGTAAAGCGCATCCAGGCGACGCTGAACCACTTCGACCAACTCCAGCGGTACGTGTCGTTGTACGAAGAAACGAACGACGACGTGCGGGGGATGCTCGTGGCGCCGTCCGCGTCCGAGCGCGTCAAGCGGGCCTGCCGGGACAACGGTCTGGAGTTCGTGGCGCTCTCGGAGTTCGCGACGGACGCGAAAGGTGCCACGGAAGCGAAGCTGACCGATTTCTAGTCGCTGGTTCTTCTGTGGCGGTCAGTCGGTCGGGCTTCGACGCGAAGGTATCGAATACGGCAGGGCAACCGAATCGAACAGCACAACCAGCGACGGGGTACACGGGAAGAAGCGCTAGCTACTCCCAACTCCTCTAAGGAACCGCAGCCACACCTCCCCAGCCGATTCGCTCGTTCGCTCCGCTCACTCGCTCATCCACCGTCGGAGCGAAGCTCCGACGAGCCTGCACTCGCTTTGCTCGTGCAGACCTCGCGCGAATTGTCGCGGCATGAAGCCGCGACTGCGCGCGCCACGACCTGGACGAGGCTTTCGCGCATCTCCACACAACCGGCATGGCGCGCGCGGCGGGCGGTGCGGTCACTCAGTTGGGTCGTGCGAGTGGCGGTCTGCGTTTCGGTTGCGGTCGCTGTCACGGTCGCGTTTGCAATCCGGTTACTTGTTCGTAGGTTTCCCCGCCAACTAGCCCCGCGCGCTTTTCCCGCTGACCGTCGAACCCGTACCACATGCCAGACGACCTCCTGATCTACGGGGCGTACGGCTACACGGGGGAACTGATTACGGAACGAGCGCTCGACGAGGGACTCCGCCCCGTCGTCGCGGGGCGGGACGCCGAGAAGGTCGAGGGGTTGGCGACCGACCTCGGCCTCGACCACCAGGTGTTCAGCCTCGAACACCCCGACATCGTCGAGGCCGAGGTCGGCGACTTCGCGGCGGTGTTGAACTGCGCGGGACCGTTCTCGAAGACCGCCCGACCGCTCTACTCGGCGTGCCTCGACGCCGAGACGGACTACCTCGACATCGCCGGCGAAATCGACGTGTTGGAGGGTATCGCCGGGCGCGACAGGGAGGCCGAAGCCCAGGACGTCACCCTGTTGCCGGGGGTCGGGTTCGACGTGGTGCCGACCGACTGCCTGGCGGCCCACCTCCACGGGCGACTGGAAGGCGCGACCCGACTCTCGCTGGCCATCGACGGCCTCGGGACGTACTCGCCGGGCACCGTCAAGTCGATAATCGAGGGGATGGGCCGGCCCGGCGCGGTTCGAGAGGACGGCCGGATTCGTACCGTCTCGGCCGCCTGGAAGACCCACCAACTGGACTTCGGACAGGGGCCCAAGCCCGCAGTGACGATTCCCTGGGGCGACGTCTCCTCGGCGTACTACACCACCGGCATCCCGAACATCGAAACCTACGCCACGGTGCCCGAGTACGCCGCGAAGGTGATGGCGAAGACCGGGCCGCTGTCGGCGGTGCTGGGCCTCGGCCCGGTCCAGACGGGACTGAAGAAACTGGCCGACGCGGTGGTTTCGGGACCGAGCGCCCAGGAGCGCGCGAAGAGCGTGACGCGGGTGTGGGGCGAAGTCGTCGACGACGCGGGTAATCAGGTCGCCGCGCGTCTGAAGACGCCCGACACCTACAGCCTGACCGCCGAAACCGCGGTCGCGTGCGCCCGGCGCGTCCTCGACGGCGAGGTCGGCGCGGGCTTCCAGACACCCGCCTCGGCGTTCGGGCCGGACTTCGTCCTGGAGTTCGAGAGCGTCGAGCGCGAGGACGTGAGCGCCGACGCGGCCGTGGCCGCGAGTCAGCGATAGCATCCGGTGGAACGACTCTTCGGTTCGGACGACGGTCGAGGAAAGTGGTATCTTGATACACGGCGAAGCGTCGAACATGGGTTTCCTCACCGACGCCGAGTCGGGTCGACGGTGGTTCTCGCTCGTCGCACCGACGTACGACCAGGTCGTCTCGCCGGTGTTCTGGCCCGAGCGACTCCAGCGGGAGGGTCTCGACCGACTCGCCCTCGAACCCGATGACCGCGTCCTCGACATCGGTTGCGGAACGGGAGAGACGCTCGCAGGCGTCGACGATGGCGAAACGCCGTCCCACGGACTCGACGTGAGTCGACCGCAACTCAAAACGGCCTCGAAGAAGAGCGACCTGCGCGGCGCGCAGTTCGTGCAGGGGGACGCCCATCGGCTACCCTACGTCGACGGCGTCTTCGACGCGGTCGTGTCCGTCGGCTCGATTCTCTACTGGTCGGACCCGGCCGCAGTGCTCCGAGAGGCCCGCCGGGTCACGACCCCGGGCGGTCGAATCCTGGTGATGGGATTCAACCGTCGGCCGCCCTCGATGTGGAACCCGGTGGAGAACGTCCAGGACGCCATCAACGAGACGCTCTTCTTCCGGTACGGTCCCGAGGAAGCGAGCGCGCTCTTCCGGGACGCCGGATGGACGAGCGTCGAGAACAGCATCACCGGTCCGAGTTGGAGCCCGACCCTGGTCATCAGTACGACCGCGAAGAAGCCCGACGACGGCGAGACGTGACGTCCGGCGGGCCGGGAGACTCAGCCGTCGGCGTGTTCGTCGAAGAACTCGACCAGCGACTCGTTGACCGTCTCGAACTCCTCGAAGAAGACGAAGTGCGAGCCCCCGTCGACGGGCGTGTATCGAGCGTTCGGTAGCCGGTCGGCCAGGATGCGCCCGTTCTCGACCGGGACGACCGTATCCGCCGTCCCGTGCAACACGTGGACCGGAATCCGGACCTCGTCGAGTCGACGCCCGACGTCGAACCCGCTCG comes from the Halorussus vallis genome and includes:
- a CDS encoding M20 family metallopeptidase, translating into MTTRRDELADLAADLVRIPTENPPGDERPGAEFVVEWFDGEGVDARLVETPGSDRPSAVAVVGDRADEERASGDSGGPTLVLNGHLDVVPAGDPDQWTHDPYEGAIEDGTLYGRGSADMKTGLALAMLTARDLAPEIESGDLEGSLVVHAAMGEETGDPGTRTLVEAGYGGDMAVVLEPTDFRVATRAKGVATYRVGVAGDASHASHPDQGTNAIDEARPVLDAIDDYDVRLREREDDLCGRAYATVTEFEAGTNSNMAVLPERAEFLLDRRILPDEEYKDVERELDDLFESVEREAGVATDRSLVMHYASAAIADDHPLAARFRRLSAERADAPDEPWGMEAATDAREFVADGTPAIVWGPGSLSQAHTTDEHVDLDDAALGREILTQGVREILSGE
- a CDS encoding glycosyltransferase family 2 protein, with product MLSNSDSDSDSGGLVSVVVPTHYRNDRLRRALESVYAQEYEPIEVLVVDGSDDGHARPVVEAFGATYVDQRRDEGPQAARSIGARRCSGRYVQFLDDDDRLEPAKLRTQVAKLEADDNVGVVYCGMVDEARGEFRPNPAVRGDVIERALEMRTFPCINSTMLIDREALDRVLPLRHRHGADDTGMKVDLALQTEFDYVDEPLVVRGRTGESLSDSWGYLDGRMEILETYAQLYEAYPDQVRDRALRETYYQIGRKHLHERWWSPRATLAHARAAYHTPDDLAYHAAMCLGSAFGRPGAAAVDRLFGRTEGN
- a CDS encoding RNA-guided endonuclease InsQ/TnpB family protein, which encodes MLKTTRTYRAKIVNHQQVSDELDECGFSASKLWNVARYHAQQEWDDTGEIPSEADLKRELKNHERYNDLHSQSSQRVLEELAEAFTSWFKKRNNGDTDANPPGYRKRGDNHPRSTVTWKQNGIKHDPKHNRIRLSKGFNLKQHRSDFILAEYKMRPDVNVENIPQVRAVWNGDHWELHLVCNVEIPSEDTSGDKTAGIDLGIKNYLAIAYDDGDTELYPGNTLKQDKHYFTRDEYDTEGKYGPSRRALRVRQKLSRRKDHFLHALARHIVEQCIDREVGRIAIGDLSKIREDENGDSRNWGRRGNKKLHGWEFDRFTNLLEYKAEEHGILVDRKSERDTSKTCSCCGRKCDANRVERGLYVCESCGATMNADVNGAVNIRKKITQNPPTEDMSNGRLARPVAYLFNQTSGRFAPSELAGCKP
- a CDS encoding AAA family ATPase; this encodes MTDTDTADARTPTAVVVCGLPGVGKTTVAEAVADRVGGRLLRTDVVRKEILADPEYTDEESRIVYDAVFERAEATLESGRSAVLDGTFKAADLRERARTLADATGAAFRLVRVECDKSDVRERIAAREDDASDADFAVHAQFREEFEPLARDHVTVDNSRGIAETRRQVADHFPE
- the nucS gene encoding endonuclease NucS, which translates into the protein MVVEKLNAPGPEAVVDAAKAAARDGAMLTVEAHCEVEYEGRTSGYLGPGDRVLVAKPDGTFLVHQPTGHKPVNWMPGGGRVSARVSEGEAVLLARRTNPSERVEARIRETYGLTRFDATDGATYEESGTEAEMHEYIEANPEVLEEGLRIVEHERESKYGFIDFYAVDSAGTPVVVEVKRIQATLNHFDQLQRYVSLYEETNDDVRGMLVAPSASERVKRACRDNGLEFVALSEFATDAKGATEAKLTDF
- a CDS encoding saccharopine dehydrogenase family protein, giving the protein MPDDLLIYGAYGYTGELITERALDEGLRPVVAGRDAEKVEGLATDLGLDHQVFSLEHPDIVEAEVGDFAAVLNCAGPFSKTARPLYSACLDAETDYLDIAGEIDVLEGIAGRDREAEAQDVTLLPGVGFDVVPTDCLAAHLHGRLEGATRLSLAIDGLGTYSPGTVKSIIEGMGRPGAVREDGRIRTVSAAWKTHQLDFGQGPKPAVTIPWGDVSSAYYTTGIPNIETYATVPEYAAKVMAKTGPLSAVLGLGPVQTGLKKLADAVVSGPSAQERAKSVTRVWGEVVDDAGNQVAARLKTPDTYSLTAETAVACARRVLDGEVGAGFQTPASAFGPDFVLEFESVEREDVSADAAVAASQR
- a CDS encoding class I SAM-dependent methyltransferase yields the protein MGFLTDAESGRRWFSLVAPTYDQVVSPVFWPERLQREGLDRLALEPDDRVLDIGCGTGETLAGVDDGETPSHGLDVSRPQLKTASKKSDLRGAQFVQGDAHRLPYVDGVFDAVVSVGSILYWSDPAAVLREARRVTTPGGRILVMGFNRRPPSMWNPVENVQDAINETLFFRYGPEEASALFRDAGWTSVENSITGPSWSPTLVISTTAKKPDDGET